A single Chryseobacterium sp. DNA region contains:
- a CDS encoding porin family protein produces the protein MKKLLLTSALTFSVLSFAQVQWKNTRFGLTAGLNYSRVANAHNPSGPRYTAQGGALALIPVGKANQFFIQPEVLYYGAGETGKDKDAKGKDGYDAVYANNYLSVPLYFKGYFSESASEFFGMAGPRFNFLLSQNVKNAPLDRPYYDPDVIDPARPSLSGKAKSFNWGLGLGVGYSYKRQLELAVKYDIGFSDTYPGLAKEKGGTDKKKSEQVIALTLSYIFK, from the coding sequence ATGAAAAAACTTTTATTAACCTCAGCTCTGACTTTTTCTGTTTTATCCTTTGCGCAAGTTCAATGGAAGAACACAAGATTTGGTCTTACTGCAGGATTAAACTATTCCAGAGTAGCGAATGCCCACAATCCTTCCGGCCCTAGATACACCGCTCAAGGTGGAGCTTTGGCTTTAATTCCCGTAGGAAAGGCAAACCAGTTCTTTATCCAGCCTGAAGTACTGTATTACGGTGCAGGAGAAACCGGAAAAGATAAGGACGCCAAAGGAAAAGACGGTTATGATGCAGTATATGCGAATAACTATTTAAGTGTGCCTCTCTATTTTAAAGGATACTTCTCAGAATCTGCATCGGAATTCTTTGGAATGGCAGGTCCTAGATTCAACTTTTTGTTAAGTCAAAATGTTAAAAATGCTCCTTTAGACAGACCTTATTATGATCCGGACGTTATCGATCCGGCAAGACCGTCATTAAGCGGTAAAGCAAAAAGCTTTAACTGGGGGTTAGGATTAGGAGTAGGATACAGCTATAAAAGACAACTGGAATTAGCTGTTAAATATGACATTGGATTTTCAGATACTTATCCCGGCCTTGCCAAAGAAAAAGGAGGTACTGATAAGAAAAAGTCTGAACAGGTAATAGCACTTACCTTAAGCTACATATTCAAATAA
- the sucD gene encoding succinate--CoA ligase subunit alpha, translating to MSILVNKDSKVIVQGFTGNEGTFHAGQMIEYGTNVVGGVTPGKGGSEHLGKPVFNTVADAVEKAGANVSIIFVPPAFAADAIMEAAEAGIKVIVCITEGIPVADMVKVKSYIADRDCRLIGPNCPGIITSEEAKIGIMPGFVFKKGKVGIVSKSGTLTYEAADQVVRAGYGISTAIGIGGDPIIGTTTREALELFINDPETEAVVMIGEIGGGLEAEAARWYKASGSTKPVVGFIAGQTAPKGRTMGHAGAIVGGAEDTAQAKMEIMRENGINVVDSPADIGATVAKILG from the coding sequence ATGTCAATTTTAGTAAACAAAGATTCTAAAGTAATTGTACAAGGATTTACAGGGAACGAAGGTACTTTCCATGCAGGTCAGATGATTGAATACGGAACCAATGTAGTAGGTGGTGTTACTCCAGGAAAAGGAGGCAGCGAGCACTTAGGGAAGCCGGTATTTAATACAGTAGCTGACGCTGTTGAAAAAGCAGGAGCTAATGTAAGTATCATTTTCGTACCACCGGCATTTGCAGCAGATGCTATCATGGAAGCTGCTGAAGCAGGGATCAAAGTAATTGTATGTATTACTGAAGGTATTCCTGTAGCTGATATGGTAAAAGTAAAATCTTATATCGCTGACAGAGACTGCAGATTAATCGGACCAAACTGCCCTGGAATCATTACTTCTGAAGAAGCTAAAATTGGTATTATGCCTGGATTCGTTTTCAAAAAAGGTAAAGTAGGTATCGTTTCAAAATCAGGTACTCTTACGTATGAAGCAGCTGATCAGGTGGTAAGAGCAGGATACGGAATTTCTACGGCAATCGGTATCGGTGGTGACCCAATCATCGGGACCACTACAAGAGAAGCTTTGGAATTATTTATCAATGATCCTGAAACTGAAGCTGTTGTTATGATCGGAGAAATTGGTGGTGGATTAGAAGCTGAAGCTGCAAGATGGTACAAGGCAAGCGGATCTACAAAACCGGTTGTAGGATTTATCGCAGGACAGACTGCTCCAAAAGGAAGAACAATGGGACACGCTGGTGCTATTGTAGGAGGTGCGGAAGATACAGCACAGGCAAAAATGGAGATCATGAGAGAAAATGGGATCAACGTTGTTGATTCTCCTGCTGATATCGGTGCTACCGTTGCAAAAATCCTAGGATAA
- a CDS encoding UDP-3-O-(3-hydroxymyristoyl)glucosamine N-acyltransferase, with the protein MRFHSPQKLKTIADLIGSKFVGPEDFEVLGSNEIHMVKPGEIVFVNHPKYYDKALNSPATIILIDKEVDCPEGKALLISDDPFRDFNKINTHFTRISNFTEELHDAEIGEGTRIHPSAVIGNNVKIGKNCLIFPHVVIGDRTEIGDNVIIQSGTVLGGDAFYYRKLNGNFDRLISVGNVVIENNVEIGNNCTIDRGVTDSTIIGEGSVLDNQIQIGHDTMIGKKCLIASQVGIAGCCIIGDEVTLWGQVGIASGNKIEAGSVILGKTGVNRDLEKGTYIGMFAEDFKTYLKKEVKLRNLK; encoded by the coding sequence ATGAGATTCCATTCTCCGCAAAAGCTTAAAACAATTGCTGATTTAATTGGCTCAAAATTTGTTGGCCCGGAAGACTTCGAAGTCTTAGGTTCCAATGAAATCCATATGGTGAAACCGGGAGAAATTGTTTTTGTCAACCATCCTAAATATTACGACAAAGCATTAAACTCACCGGCGACCATTATTCTGATTGATAAAGAAGTAGACTGTCCGGAAGGTAAAGCGCTTCTTATTTCTGATGATCCTTTCAGAGATTTTAATAAAATCAATACTCATTTTACAAGAATATCTAATTTCACAGAGGAACTCCATGATGCAGAAATTGGGGAAGGAACAAGAATCCACCCTTCAGCAGTGATTGGAAACAATGTGAAAATCGGAAAAAATTGTCTTATATTCCCTCATGTTGTTATTGGTGACAGGACTGAAATAGGAGATAATGTCATCATCCAGTCTGGAACGGTGCTTGGTGGTGATGCTTTCTATTACAGAAAACTGAACGGAAACTTTGACCGCTTGATTTCTGTAGGAAACGTTGTTATAGAAAACAATGTGGAGATCGGAAATAACTGTACCATTGACAGAGGGGTGACAGATTCCACTATTATTGGAGAAGGTTCTGTTTTGGATAACCAGATTCAGATCGGACATGATACCATGATCGGGAAAAAATGTCTGATTGCTTCTCAGGTGGGAATTGCAGGATGCTGTATCATCGGAGATGAGGTGACATTATGGGGGCAGGTAGGAATTGCTTCCGGCAATAAAATTGAGGCAGGATCTGTAATTTTGGGAAAAACAGGAGTGAACAGAGATCTGGAAAAAGGAACCTATATTGGGATGTTTGCAGAAGATTTCAAGACTTATCTGAAAAAAGAAGTAAAGCTGAGAAATCTCAAATAA
- the efp gene encoding elongation factor P → MATSNDIRKGLCIEYSNDIYKVIEFLHVKPGKGPAFVRTKLKSVTNGKVIDNTFSAGHKIEEVKVITRKFQYLYDDENGFHFMNNDDFSQLYINKEMIENSQFMKAGEEVTIILKEADETPLSAELPQSVYLDVIEADPGVKGNTATNALKNAIVETGARVMVPLFIEPGDRIKVSTEDGSYLERVKE, encoded by the coding sequence ATGGCAACAAGTAACGATATCAGAAAAGGGCTTTGCATTGAGTACAGCAATGATATTTATAAAGTAATTGAGTTTCTTCACGTGAAACCTGGAAAAGGTCCGGCTTTCGTAAGAACAAAACTAAAGTCAGTAACCAACGGTAAAGTAATTGATAATACTTTCTCTGCAGGACACAAAATTGAAGAGGTAAAAGTGATCACCAGAAAGTTCCAGTATCTTTATGATGATGAGAACGGATTCCACTTCATGAATAATGACGATTTCTCTCAATTATATATCAACAAAGAAATGATCGAGAATTCTCAGTTTATGAAAGCTGGTGAAGAAGTAACGATTATTTTGAAAGAAGCTGACGAAACACCGCTTTCTGCTGAACTTCCACAATCAGTATATTTGGATGTTATCGAAGCTGATCCGGGAGTAAAAGGAAATACGGCAACCAATGCTCTTAAAAACGCAATCGTTGAAACTGGAGCAAGAGTGATGGTTCCTTTGTTTATTGAACCGGGAGACAGAATTAAAGTAAGCACTGAAGACGGCAGCTACTTGGAAAGAGTGAAAGAATAA
- the lpxA gene encoding acyl-ACP--UDP-N-acetylglucosamine O-acyltransferase: MIHQLAAVDKRAKISKNVIVEPFTTIAGDVEIGEGTWIGSNVTIMEGARIGKDCKIFPGTVISAIPQDLKFDGEDTQTIIGDNTTLRECVTVNRGTKALGFTKVGSNCLIMATSHVAHDCIIGDNVIIANGCGIAGHVEIGDFTVMGGLSAVQQFGKIGKHTMISGGSLIRKDIPPYVKVARDPISYAGINSVGLRRRGFSNEKIFEIQKIYRAIFQMKMNVSQALAYIEKEMLPTAERDEILQFIQNSPRGIVKGYGTSKDSN, translated from the coding sequence ATGATTCATCAATTAGCAGCCGTAGATAAACGTGCGAAAATCAGCAAAAATGTAATTGTAGAACCTTTTACTACAATTGCAGGGGATGTGGAAATTGGAGAAGGAACGTGGATTGGTTCTAACGTTACGATTATGGAAGGAGCAAGAATCGGAAAAGATTGTAAGATCTTTCCCGGGACTGTAATTTCTGCAATCCCTCAGGACTTGAAGTTCGATGGAGAAGATACACAGACAATTATCGGAGACAATACCACGTTAAGAGAATGTGTTACTGTAAACAGGGGAACGAAAGCACTCGGATTTACAAAAGTAGGCAGCAACTGCCTGATTATGGCGACTTCTCATGTCGCTCATGACTGTATCATAGGAGATAATGTGATTATTGCCAACGGTTGCGGTATTGCGGGACATGTTGAAATCGGAGACTTTACCGTAATGGGAGGATTATCCGCAGTTCAGCAGTTCGGTAAGATCGGAAAGCATACGATGATTTCGGGTGGATCTTTGATCAGAAAAGATATCCCTCCTTATGTAAAAGTAGCCAGAGATCCTATTTCTTATGCCGGGATCAACTCTGTTGGGTTGAGAAGAAGAGGGTTTTCTAATGAAAAGATCTTTGAAATTCAAAAAATCTACAGAGCTATTTTCCAAATGAAGATGAATGTTTCTCAGGCTTTGGCCTATATCGAAAAAGAAATGCTTCCTACAGCTGAAAGAGATGAAATCCTGCAGTTTATCCAAAACTCGCCGAGAGGTATTGTAAAAGGCTACGGAACAAGCAAAGACAGCAACTAA
- a CDS encoding bifunctional UDP-3-O-[3-hydroxymyristoyl] N-acetylglucosamine deacetylase/3-hydroxyacyl-ACP dehydratase, whose product MSDMQKTLQEEVTLSGIGLHTGKEVKLTIKPAKENTGFVFVRTDLEGHPQVEADVNYVVATERGTTLEKLGVKITTCEHLLAALVGCDIDNAILEMDASEPPILDGSSKYFVEAIESVGVAEQNIAREYLVVKEVLTYSDPATGSEITIIPSDTYEVTTMVDFGTKVLGTQNATLKNISEFKDEISSARTFSFLHELEMLLDHGLIKGGDISNAIVYVDKDLTPETTEKLKKAFGKDNVSIRPNGILDNLNLNYPNEAARHKLLDVIGDLALAGVKIKGKVIANKPGHYVNTQFAKKLNRQWKLQKKKNVPDFDLTKEPVFDINGIMKLMPHRPPFLLIDKVLELSDSHVVGLKNVTMNEPFFVGHFPKEPVMPGVLQVEALAQTGGILVLASVPDPENYSTYFIKIDKVKFKRKVVPGDTIIFKIELIEPIRRGIVHMQGYGYVGDTVAVEAELMAQVAKNKVD is encoded by the coding sequence ATGAGTGATATGCAAAAAACACTTCAGGAAGAGGTTACTCTTTCTGGAATTGGTCTTCACACAGGTAAAGAAGTAAAACTTACCATTAAACCTGCTAAAGAGAACACAGGTTTCGTATTCGTAAGAACAGACTTAGAGGGGCACCCTCAGGTAGAAGCAGATGTAAATTATGTTGTAGCAACCGAAAGAGGAACGACGTTAGAAAAATTAGGGGTAAAAATTACCACATGCGAACACCTTTTAGCAGCCTTAGTAGGGTGTGATATTGATAACGCAATTCTGGAAATGGACGCTTCTGAACCTCCGATTTTGGATGGATCTTCAAAGTATTTTGTGGAAGCTATCGAAAGCGTTGGGGTAGCAGAACAAAATATTGCCAGAGAATATCTGGTGGTAAAAGAAGTTCTTACTTACAGTGACCCGGCTACCGGTTCGGAAATCACAATCATTCCTTCAGATACCTACGAAGTAACAACAATGGTAGATTTTGGTACTAAAGTACTAGGAACCCAAAATGCTACTCTTAAAAATATTTCTGAGTTTAAAGACGAAATCTCTTCAGCCAGAACATTCAGTTTTTTACATGAGCTTGAAATGCTCTTAGACCACGGATTGATCAAAGGAGGAGATATTTCCAATGCTATTGTATATGTAGATAAAGATCTTACTCCGGAAACTACAGAAAAACTAAAAAAAGCCTTTGGTAAAGACAATGTGTCAATCAGACCCAACGGTATTCTTGATAATCTTAACCTTAACTATCCTAACGAAGCGGCAAGACATAAATTACTTGATGTAATTGGTGACTTGGCGTTAGCAGGAGTAAAAATAAAAGGAAAGGTCATCGCCAACAAACCAGGACATTATGTAAATACTCAGTTTGCAAAAAAACTGAACCGTCAGTGGAAATTACAGAAAAAGAAAAATGTTCCGGATTTTGATCTGACTAAAGAACCCGTGTTCGATATCAATGGAATTATGAAGCTTATGCCTCACAGACCTCCATTCTTATTGATTGACAAAGTTCTTGAGCTTTCAGATTCTCATGTGGTAGGGTTGAAAAATGTAACCATGAATGAACCTTTCTTCGTTGGACATTTCCCTAAAGAGCCTGTGATGCCGGGTGTACTTCAGGTAGAAGCTTTAGCACAGACCGGAGGTATTTTGGTATTGGCAAGTGTTCCGGATCCTGAAAATTATTCTACTTACTTTATTAAAATAGATAAAGTAAAGTTCAAGAGAAAAGTAGTTCCGGGAGATACTATTATTTTCAAAATTGAATTGATAGAGCCTATCAGAAGAGGGATCGTCCACATGCAGGGATATGGATATGTAGGAGATACAGTGGCAGTAGAAGCAGAGCTTATGGCTCAAGTTGCAAAAAATAAAGTTGATTAA
- the lpxD gene encoding UDP-3-O-(3-hydroxymyristoyl)glucosamine N-acyltransferase: MEFTASQIASFIDGKIIGDENALITGVSPIENGESGHLSFIAQDRFSHFLDTSKCSVIIVSEQLLVKDNYSPTLIVVKDAYLSFQILMNLYQEMRGRKEGIENGSSIHDTAVIGDKVYIGAFTYVSEKAKIGEGSQIYPHVYIGKGVKIGKNCKIDSGARIYDYCIIGDNCVIHSNTVVGGDGFGFQPTAEGFKKIPQLGNVIIEDDVEIGSNCSIDRATIGSTIIGKGTKIDNLIQIAHNVKIGQNNVIAAQAGIAGSTTIGDWNQIGGQVGIVGHIKIGNQVKIQAQSGVNSSVNDKETLYGSPAISYNDYLRNYVHFRNFTEIVSRINNLENNSKDNTNE, from the coding sequence ATGGAATTTACAGCTTCGCAAATTGCAAGTTTTATTGACGGAAAAATAATAGGTGACGAGAATGCACTTATTACTGGGGTTTCACCAATTGAAAATGGGGAATCAGGACATCTTTCTTTTATAGCACAAGATCGATTTTCTCATTTTTTGGATACTTCCAAATGCTCTGTTATCATCGTTTCGGAACAACTTTTAGTCAAAGATAATTACAGCCCAACCTTAATTGTAGTAAAAGATGCCTATCTATCTTTTCAGATTCTGATGAATTTATATCAGGAAATGAGAGGGAGAAAAGAAGGAATTGAGAATGGATCTTCCATTCATGATACCGCTGTGATAGGAGATAAAGTTTATATTGGAGCATTTACTTATGTTTCAGAGAAAGCAAAAATCGGCGAAGGGTCACAAATCTATCCACATGTATATATCGGAAAAGGCGTGAAGATTGGCAAAAACTGTAAAATTGACAGTGGTGCCAGGATTTACGACTATTGCATTATCGGGGATAACTGTGTCATTCACTCCAATACGGTAGTAGGAGGGGATGGTTTTGGCTTCCAGCCTACAGCTGAAGGATTCAAGAAGATTCCTCAGTTAGGAAACGTAATTATCGAAGATGATGTTGAAATCGGTTCAAACTGTAGTATCGACAGAGCTACAATTGGCTCTACAATCATTGGAAAAGGAACCAAAATTGATAATCTGATTCAGATTGCCCACAATGTGAAAATTGGCCAGAACAATGTGATTGCAGCACAGGCTGGAATTGCAGGTTCTACCACAATCGGTGACTGGAACCAGATTGGTGGCCAGGTAGGAATCGTGGGGCACATTAAAATCGGAAACCAGGTGAAAATTCAGGCCCAGAGCGGTGTGAATTCCAGCGTTAATGATAAAGAAACATTGTACGGTTCACCGGCAATAAGCTATAATGACTATTTGAGGAATTATGTTCATTTCAGAAATTTCACTGAAATAGTAAGCAGAATAAATAATCTTGAGAATAACTCAAAAGATAATACTAATGAGTGA
- a CDS encoding HD domain-containing protein → MQNKLKIINDPVHGFIKIPHEILFDIIEHPYFQRLRRIGQTGLLNLIFPGATHTRFHHALGAMHLMFTALETLKQKGIKISEEEEKGAMLAILMHDMGHGPFSHALESMLMDDWHHENLSLLLMNKLNDEFDGLLSVAIEMFQGKYHRKFFNQLISSQLDVDRLDYLKRDSFFTGVSEGNINTQRIISMMNVCEEGELVIDAKGIYSIENFLTARMFMYWQVYYHKTSALAEFLLVKILERAKYLISQGIELPATDNLKYFLYREKSAATDEDIERFTQLDDNDVIQAMKEWQNSDDFILSYWCQCVIQRNLPKTIISSHPFDQQIVEEKIKITNEFFGIDNGKELVHEIKRKLVPYVTEKQPIYLLQKDGQRTRLHESEYQLLSGLMINKTTRHILMFPRDISMLDS, encoded by the coding sequence ATGCAGAACAAGCTAAAAATCATCAACGATCCTGTTCACGGATTTATCAAAATTCCACACGAAATTTTATTTGATATCATTGAACACCCCTATTTTCAAAGATTGAGAAGAATTGGGCAGACCGGTCTGTTGAATCTTATTTTTCCGGGAGCTACCCACACAAGATTTCATCATGCTCTGGGAGCGATGCACCTGATGTTTACCGCATTGGAAACGCTGAAACAAAAAGGGATTAAGATTTCTGAAGAAGAAGAAAAAGGAGCAATGCTGGCTATTTTAATGCATGATATGGGTCATGGTCCGTTTTCCCACGCCCTGGAAAGCATGCTGATGGATGACTGGCACCACGAAAACCTTTCGCTGTTGCTGATGAATAAATTGAATGATGAATTTGACGGGCTGCTATCCGTCGCTATTGAAATGTTTCAGGGAAAATACCACAGGAAGTTTTTTAATCAGTTGATTTCATCTCAGCTGGATGTTGACAGATTGGACTATCTGAAAAGAGACAGCTTTTTTACAGGGGTATCGGAGGGAAATATTAATACCCAGAGAATTATCTCGATGATGAATGTCTGTGAAGAAGGAGAGCTGGTTATTGATGCTAAAGGAATTTATTCTATTGAAAACTTTTTGACGGCCCGGATGTTTATGTATTGGCAGGTGTATTATCATAAGACTTCTGCTTTGGCCGAGTTTCTTTTGGTTAAAATCCTGGAAAGAGCAAAATATTTGATTTCTCAGGGAATTGAGCTTCCTGCAACAGATAATCTGAAGTATTTTTTATACCGCGAAAAGAGTGCTGCAACGGATGAAGATATAGAAAGATTTACCCAGCTTGATGACAATGATGTAATCCAGGCCATGAAAGAATGGCAGAATTCTGATGATTTTATTTTATCTTATTGGTGCCAATGCGTGATTCAGAGAAACCTACCCAAAACAATCATTTCTTCACATCCATTTGACCAGCAGATTGTTGAAGAAAAAATAAAAATTACCAATGAATTTTTCGGAATTGATAACGGAAAAGAATTGGTTCACGAAATTAAAAGAAAACTTGTTCCCTATGTTACGGAGAAACAGCCGATCTATCTATTGCAGAAAGATGGTCAAAGAACGAGGCTTCATGAGTCGGAATACCAGCTTTTATCGGGGTTGATGATCAATAAAACCACAAGGCATATCCTCATGTTTCCCAGGGATATTTCCATGCTAGACTCTTAA
- a CDS encoding S41 family peptidase, producing MRKLSLFIALFVSLLFSAQVLSENQKLESLCRVWGFLKYYHPYVAKGKLDWDQQLFQKFRELKEINEKTELNNLYAAWIESLGKIDACKSCSKDDGTTYFLKNFDLNWIDDPAIFTENVTQQLHGIQNNRNTGSNHYLGKGGRKIYFRNENSYGSAFSSQSIALLELFRYWNYVEYFFPYKYQTDQNWNRVLSEMIPKFLLATTDEDYQLTLAELVAKTDDSHAFLYSTLISLHQYGNRKIPVEYSYAEGKLVITKVNTIRFNEKIPLYAGDVIYDINGKTIPQMVNSLGKYIPASNSWGKVKKVKNLLLFSNKDSVTVKIERAGQNLSVTAKTYFIKDIIKENSPAPPKWKFLDHKKNIGYVNMGIIEKEDLDEMYRNLQSTQSIIFDLRNYPKQTIIPLSRLLLPETTVYYQFNFPETDYPGKFYSRKNSIGRRNKDYYKGNVIVLADENTQSQAETTTMMFKQHPRAKVIGSNTSGANGDIILFKIADLDTCFTGLGAYYPDGRETQRVGIIPDIIVKPTVEGIKKGTDEVLERALLYIKNNQ from the coding sequence ATGAGAAAACTCTCTCTTTTCATTGCCTTATTTGTAAGCTTACTTTTTTCCGCACAGGTTTTATCAGAAAATCAAAAACTGGAGTCCCTCTGTAGGGTTTGGGGATTTTTAAAATATTACCATCCTTATGTGGCAAAAGGAAAACTGGACTGGGACCAGCAACTTTTTCAAAAGTTCCGTGAACTCAAAGAAATCAATGAAAAAACTGAGCTCAATAACTTATATGCTGCCTGGATTGAAAGCCTCGGAAAAATTGATGCCTGTAAATCATGTTCAAAAGATGACGGCACCACCTATTTTCTGAAAAATTTTGATTTGAACTGGATAGATGATCCTGCAATATTCACTGAAAATGTCACTCAACAGCTTCATGGCATTCAGAACAACCGGAATACAGGGAGTAACCATTACCTGGGAAAAGGCGGAAGAAAAATTTATTTCAGAAATGAAAATTCGTATGGATCTGCATTTAGTTCCCAGTCTATTGCTTTACTGGAACTGTTCAGATATTGGAATTATGTAGAATATTTTTTTCCTTATAAATATCAGACAGATCAGAACTGGAATAGGGTTTTGTCAGAAATGATCCCCAAGTTCCTGTTGGCAACAACCGATGAAGACTATCAGTTAACGTTGGCAGAACTGGTTGCCAAAACGGATGACTCCCATGCCTTTTTATATTCTACACTGATCAGCCTCCACCAGTATGGGAACAGAAAAATTCCGGTGGAATATTCATATGCAGAAGGGAAATTGGTGATTACCAAAGTAAATACCATACGGTTTAATGAAAAAATACCTTTATATGCCGGAGACGTCATCTACGATATTAACGGAAAAACCATTCCACAGATGGTCAACAGTTTGGGAAAATACATTCCCGCTTCCAATTCCTGGGGCAAGGTAAAAAAAGTAAAGAATCTGTTGCTCTTCAGCAATAAAGATTCAGTTACCGTAAAGATTGAAAGGGCGGGACAGAATCTGTCGGTTACCGCAAAAACCTATTTTATAAAAGACATTATCAAAGAAAATTCCCCTGCTCCCCCAAAGTGGAAATTCCTGGATCATAAAAAAAATATTGGCTACGTTAATATGGGAATCATTGAAAAGGAAGATCTGGATGAAATGTATAGAAACTTACAATCTACCCAATCTATCATTTTCGATCTCAGAAACTACCCCAAACAGACGATCATACCGCTAAGCAGGCTCCTGCTTCCTGAAACGACCGTTTATTATCAGTTTAACTTTCCTGAAACCGATTATCCCGGCAAGTTCTACAGCAGAAAAAACAGTATCGGAAGAAGAAACAAGGACTATTATAAAGGGAATGTGATCGTTTTGGCAGATGAAAACACCCAGAGCCAGGCAGAGACAACCACCATGATGTTTAAGCAGCATCCCAGAGCAAAAGTAATCGGAAGTAATACTTCGGGAGCCAACGGAGATATTATCCTGTTTAAGATTGCTGATCTGGATACCTGTTTTACCGGCCTTGGCGCTTATTATCCTGACGGCAGGGAAACACAAAGAGTAGGCATCATTCCCGACATTATCGTTAAACCAACCGTGGAGGGTATAAAAAAAGGGACTGATGAAGTATTGGAAAGGGCTTTACTTTATATAAAAAACAATCAGTAA
- a CDS encoding bifunctional response regulator/alkaline phosphatase family protein yields MSEKILWIDDEIDLLKPHIVFLEKKGYQVTPVNNVNEALELMDSEKFALTLIDENMPGISGLEAIPMIKEKDNSLKIVMVTKSEEEHIMEEAIGSQIADYILKPVNPNQILLSLKKNLQQDNLVEQKTILQYQQEFRNLSMELSYLKTYQDWAEYYKKILSWEIKFDKVADNEFADLLQSQKEEANIQFAKFIEKNYEKWLTDPDKPIMSHTLFKEKVKPEVEKEKVLLLMVDNLRYDQWKVVEPLFTKYYNKISEDYYYSILPTATQYARNSFFAGLMPSEIEKRFPDKWFNDNEEGNKNEFERDFLEDQMKRIGLGSKSMKYLKVLNADFERKIYDDFNQHKNNDLLVIVYNFIDILSHAKTDNHIVDQLIRDDKTFRSLTLNWFENSSLMKIIKAAAESGYKLVITTDHGTVYVKKPSKVVGDRETSTNIRYKTGKSLTYDDSDVWAITNPEKLFLPKGNLSSKYIFAKNNIFLAYPKNYNHFVNYYKETYQHGGISLEECIIPFSILEPK; encoded by the coding sequence ATGTCAGAAAAGATATTATGGATCGATGATGAAATAGATTTACTAAAACCTCATATCGTATTTTTAGAAAAGAAGGGCTACCAGGTAACCCCCGTTAATAACGTGAATGAGGCGCTGGAGCTTATGGATTCAGAGAAATTTGCATTAACATTAATTGATGAAAATATGCCTGGCATCTCCGGGCTGGAGGCTATCCCTATGATCAAGGAAAAAGACAATTCCCTGAAAATAGTAATGGTCACTAAAAGTGAGGAAGAACACATCATGGAAGAAGCAATCGGGTCTCAAATTGCTGATTACATTCTAAAACCTGTAAATCCTAACCAGATTTTACTTTCCTTAAAGAAAAACCTTCAACAAGATAATCTGGTTGAACAGAAAACCATTTTACAGTACCAACAGGAATTCAGAAACCTTTCTATGGAGCTTTCTTATCTGAAAACGTACCAGGATTGGGCGGAATATTATAAAAAGATCCTGAGCTGGGAGATTAAATTTGATAAAGTGGCCGATAATGAATTTGCTGACCTTCTGCAGTCACAAAAGGAGGAGGCCAATATTCAGTTTGCCAAATTTATTGAAAAAAATTACGAAAAATGGCTTACGGATCCCGATAAACCAATTATGAGCCATACCCTTTTTAAAGAAAAGGTAAAGCCGGAAGTGGAAAAGGAAAAGGTACTTCTTCTGATGGTAGACAACCTCCGTTATGATCAATGGAAAGTAGTAGAACCCTTATTTACAAAATATTACAATAAAATTTCAGAAGATTATTACTACAGTATACTTCCTACGGCTACACAGTATGCGAGAAACTCTTTCTTTGCAGGTCTGATGCCGTCTGAAATTGAAAAACGTTTTCCTGATAAGTGGTTCAATGATAATGAAGAAGGAAATAAAAATGAATTTGAACGTGATTTCCTGGAAGACCAGATGAAGAGAATCGGACTTGGCTCCAAGTCTATGAAATATCTTAAGGTACTGAATGCTGATTTTGAAAGAAAAATTTATGACGATTTCAATCAACATAAAAACAATGACCTGCTGGTTATCGTTTATAACTTTATTGATATTCTTTCACATGCTAAAACAGATAATCATATTGTAGACCAGCTGATCCGTGATGATAAGACGTTCCGTTCCCTTACGCTGAACTGGTTTGAAAATTCTTCATTAATGAAAATTATTAAAGCAGCGGCAGAAAGCGGTTATAAACTGGTGATTACAACCGATCACGGTACTGTATACGTTAAAAAGCCAAGCAAAGTAGTGGGAGACAGGGAAACCTCTACTAATATCCGTTATAAAACAGGTAAAAGTTTAACGTATGATGACAGTGATGTATGGGCCATCACGAATCCGGAAAAGCTTTTCCTTCCGAAAGGAAATTTAAGCTCAAAATATATTTTTGCCAAAAATAATATTTTCCTTGCCTATCCTAAGAATTACAATCATTTTGTAAATTACTATAAAGAAACCTACCAGCATGGAGGAATTTCACTTGAAGAGTGTATTATTCCGTTCAGTATATTAGAACCCAAATAG